CCTCCTAGCGGGAGACAAGAAAcatacacaatcacaattctactgtcaaaagaaagctaatatatcatagaactagagttcggggacctcatacctccatgaaatatttattgcttttttgtggatggtatgtatgtttatagtcggttgtatttgagagtaatggttataaatgttatgggaaagtagtggtgtatttatttaaggacacagaggatgtccatctgattagtaattatcaaaatgtgacacttaattgtgtaatgtgcgtttaagaggtcgacggcataaggtagcgtggtgttccttaagcttgatgtttggcatttaaactgtataaggttgtcagcattattgaggttcgacaaTGTGCCTCAGATCGGTACGTtttggtgggaggaagttgggaaactcagaaagaagaagggatgtgcccaactttagtcagatggtgatttgattttccaccaatatgtcataacatcagctgttcacacggtacaaaaacgagatgcacactttcctctgacagccctacaccaactgtaagataaatacttggcgccaaccccgtctgctaacagctgtcacctcactatctgcttggagctaagcccattaacaaacacttaaagcacgatgcctgttccaatatatcgcagatataggggggatttctgatattattacatcgattataacgacagatacggcgcccaaaatcacatcgattcgagctttcatcacagcccaccaacacaacaagtatgaaccaatccatccagccgttcttgagaatcttgtacacagacagagacacataacaNNNNNNNNNNNNNNNNNNNNNNNNNNNNNNNNNNNNNNNNNNNNNNNNNNNNNNNNNNNNNNNNNNNNNNNNNNNNNNNNNNNNNNNNNNNNNNNNNNNNatggaggtaactactgtgccaactgttacaaatatttcaaacagtcctaagcagacataaataaaactactgggggttccccaaacagctgtcacctcactatctgcttgcagctaagcccattaacaaacacatacagcacgatgcctgtaccaaaatatctcaaatataggggtgattttctgatattattacatcgattataacgacagatacgactcccaagatctcatcgattcgagctttcatcacaccccaccaacacaacaagtatgaaaccaatccatccagccgttcttgagtaatcatctacacagacagagacacataacagaaaatataacctccattccatgacatttcatggaggtaattagaattttcattcatgtttatctaaattggtcaccagcttccgaagagagcaaattacaaaagcgtgtcaagttagggcgcactgtctaacgcagctcaaaatcggaagttatattcacgataacgtccacAGCGTTTGCCTGTTGTAACACGGAGGGTGAAGTGTTCATGAACCATATGAATTcattccttatccaagtatAGTttttagatgaatgtgttttaaagattcattgatcaaaacatgaccactctttggcaactagtgatggagcgccatgagtttgagcacGTAAAAAAGCGTAGCATCTTAGAGCAACCCCCGTTATATTTGACAGAGTTACtgccaaaaaaaatcaacagcTGCTACTTACCTTCACAACTATATCGTCTAGGGCCTTGGTACCTCCAAGAAGAAAGTTGGCACTTTTCACATCACAATGTATGATGTTGTGTTGATGAAGATAATNNNNNNNNNNNNNNNNNNNNNNNNNNNNNNNNNNNNNNNNNNNNNNNNNNNNNNNNNNNNNNNNNNNNNNNNNNNNNNNNNNNNNNNNNNNNNNNNNNNNATTTTTGCTCGAATGGACCATGGAACTTCGTCACCTATTTGTTTAAGAAATCCATCCACGGAATGGAGGACATGAGTTTCCCCTTCGATATCTACTTGCTTTTCAAGGTATTCCAACACAATGTTTGTACCAAAAACCCCAATGAATTTAACAACATTCTTGTGGTCTAAATCTCTGAAtgctttttcttcatttttaatgTATCTTTTGACTCGTTTGGGGATTTGTCCTGCAAAAGATTTTATGGCAACAGCTTGACCATTGTAAATGCCTTTGTAAACAAAACAGCTTTGTCCATTTGCAAAGGGGGGACTTTTCTTGTACAATCCAGGTGACAATTCTTCCATCACATCCCCTCCACATTGCAAGTTTATTCGCTTTTTGAAACCTGTGAGATAAGGAAATGGATGACAATAAATGGCAAAATCCTACTTAAAACATAAATATTTCAAgttcaaacaaaacataaagagCAAGGGAAAACAAACCAATAACATTGTTAAGAAGAAAGGCTCAACATGACACCGGACAATTTGGGGTGTGTTACTTTTTGATCATTTCTTCTGAAAGTATGGTATTATGTCACTAGTTTTATCATTAATTTCTTCATACAAAACAGCTTTTACCATGAAAAAACTAGCATACTTATTGAGTAAAAAACAAGTTAAGTTGGCATGAAACATATAGTCACAGACTGATTGGTTTATGTTTAATTGTATTAACGAGTCAATAACTTACCATGTCGGAACTTTCTTTTTGACTGCTTTACTTTTGTCCTTTTCCCCAACCCGTCATCAGCTATTTCCTGTAGTTGCAAGAGTTGATTTATACCTAATTAGCAACGAAATGCATGTTATGCACCATAGTAAAGACTTAGCATATAAAGGAAATGGGTAATTATTAAGCGGAGTATTCAGGTTATTATTGATGataaaaaattatacattaatAAGACAGAATCTGATACGGATATATAGTGGGTTGACAGACACCCTAAGGCTGTCTGTACTGAATTTGATATTCATGTGGCCAACGTCTGAGCTTTACAATGagagaagtgggtaaattctgAAAGAATCCTGAACATGCACGTAAATGGCATTAACCAATTATTCTTCCTGATGTGGAATCTATGCACTATTTACGCTTTCGTTATATATTTAATATTGCACCACaagttgtacatacatgtagtgggtgtaacatctttattcatctacttataatatatatatatatagttgaaaataatgaaatgaCATGTAAGCAGAACCAGACATGTGTGTAACATTacctctgtttgtttttttctgatccCTCTTGAAGTTCTCTTGCCCTTGAAGGGACTCCTTGTAGTAGCCCCGACATCTCCCCTTTCATCTGTGCCAACATCTCTTTTCTGTTGACAGTCATATGTTTTGGAcaaggttttaaaaaattgtgCATTACAACTGTACTTTCCGTGATCTCCTGTTAAGGAAAACCCTTGAACAGGAAGAAGATAGAGTAATCACCACCCGATCTACTGAGAAAACTGTTCAGGTAGAATGCATGCATCTCATGTAACATATTCAATCAGTCAATGTGAGCACAGGGATATCAAAAGATTAGCAATTACATGTATCCATTCAAGATGGAAACAGTTTTGACCTCAGACGCTACAACGAAAATTTGGACTTTTTTAGAAAATACCAGGGAGTTCATTTGAGCTAACCTACTTGCTGTTGATATCTATTAAGACTATTGGTGATGTAACTTAAGTCCGAAAAGGTGGTGTGAAAGAAAGCGAGTCAGTACATACCTCCAATGATGGTATATGAAGATGGTAGGATGGCTGCCTACTGCACAGCTTGCTTCTCTTTCctcttttctttgttgtgtGCTTGGTTGTGTTCAGATAAGGTAGGATCTCTTGCTGTGTAcaacaatatcaacatttttttttttattacactgtACAATAAGGTTGCTGTGGTGTAATCAGAAGGTTGTGGCTTAAATTACtgtttaaaaaacacaaaagaagGCTTAAGATCTAATATGTGGTCAAAAAgggttcccccccccccccccccaaaaaaaaacactcaccCCCCGTGTGAGGTCATCAACCCTTTCAGTCTGGTCTTTGTTTTGAAGCAATCATTTAAGAATTATCAGTACTTCACCTGCAAATGCATGAtactacctacatgtattttcatatatACAAATCNNNNNNNNNNNNNNNNNNNNNNNNNNNNNNNNNNNNNNNNNNNNNNNNNNNNNNNNNNNNNNNNNNNNNNNNNNNNNNNNNNNNNNNNNNNNNNNNNNNNNNNNNNNNNNNNNNNNNNNNNNNNNNNNNNNNNNNNNNNNNNNNNNNNNNNNNNNNNNNNNNNNNNNNNNNNNNNNNNNNNNNNNNNNNNNNNNNNNNNNNNNNNNNNNNNNNNNNNNNNNNNNNNNNNNNNNNNNNNNNNNNNNNNNNNNNNNNNNNNNNNNNNNNNNNNNNNNNNNNNNNNNNNNNNNNNNNNNNNNNNNNNNNNNNNNNNNNNNNNNNNNNNNNNNNNNNNNNNNNNNNNNNNNNNNNNNNNNNNNNNNNNNNNNNNNNNNNNNNNNNNNNNNNNNNNNNNNNNNNNNNNNNNNNNNNNNNNNNNNNNNNNNNNNNNNNNNNNNNNNNNNNNNNNNNNNNNNNNNNNNNNNNNNNNNNNNNNNNNNNNNNNNNNNNNNNNNNNNNNNNNNNNNNNNNNNNNNNNNNNNNNNNNNNNNNNNNNNNNNNNNNNNNNNNNNNNNNNNNNNNNNNNNNNNNNNNNNNNNNNNNNNNNNNNNNNNNNNNNNNNNNNNNNNNNNNNNNNNNNNNNNNNNNNNNNNNNNNNNNNNNNNNNNNNNNNNNNNNNNNNNNNNNNNNNNNNNNNNNNNNNNNNNNNNNNNNNNNNNNNNNNNNNNNNNNNNNNNNNNNNNNNNNNNNNNNNNNNNNNNNNNNNNNNNNNNNNNNNNNNNNNNNNNNNNNNNNNNNNNNNNNNNNNNNNNNNNNNNNNNNNNNNNNNNNNNNNNNNNNNNNNNNNNNNNNNNNNNNNNNNNNNNNNNNNNNNNNNNNNNNNNNNNNNNNNNNNNNNNNNNNNNNNNNNNNNNNNNNNNNNNNNNNNNNNNNNNNNNNNNNNNNNNNNNNNNNNNNNNNNNNNNNNNNNNNNNNNNNNNNNNNNNNNNNNNNNNNNNNNNNNNNNNNNNNNNNNNNNNNNNNNNNNNNNNNNNNNNNNNNNNNNNNNNNNNNNNNNNNNNNNNNNNNNNNNNNNNNNNNNNNNNNNNNNNNNNNNNNNNNNNNNNNN
Above is a genomic segment from Branchiostoma floridae strain S238N-H82 chromosome 16, Bfl_VNyyK, whole genome shotgun sequence containing:
- the LOC118403525 gene encoding uncharacterized protein LOC118403525, with protein sequence MHLQQEILPYLNTTKHTTKKRGKRSKLCSRQPSYHLHIPSLEKRDVGTDERGDVGATTRSPFKGKRTSRGIRKKQTEEIADDGLGKRTKVKQSKRKFRHGFKKRINLQCGGDVMEELSPGLYKKSPPFANGQSCFVYKGIYNGQAVAIKSFAGQIPKRVKRYIKNEEKAFRDLDHKNVVKFIGVFGTNIVLEYLEKQVDIEGETHVLHSVDGFLKQIGTKALDDIVVKEG